The Engraulis encrasicolus isolate BLACKSEA-1 chromosome 22, IST_EnEncr_1.0, whole genome shotgun sequence genome includes a region encoding these proteins:
- the LOC134439136 gene encoding AFG3-like protein 1 isoform X1, which yields MVRMFGLLLTATGPIKFGANCGGKNPNAFAALKYCGATGTNIGLKRSLLFGRQEVAVLFRAFSVKPPRGFEKYFPKKSEDADVMKSCEEPKNVDSTDPLPNEVRRKVHGGGRESSEGGGGGQGGGGGDEGGRDDSWWARMQRGEFPWDKKYFQHVGIAAAGMLSTFIYLHLRETGREISWKDFVNYYLTEGLVDRLEVINKQYVRVIPAPGVNTSDVNYVWFNIGSVETFERNLEMAQQEMGLEPLRKVPVFYTSESDGSFLMSILPTALLVGFLLFALRRGPMMGGGGGGGGGARNNPTSMSESKAKMIKGNISTRFKDVAGCEEAKVEIMEFVNFLKNPKQYQDLGAKIPKGAVLSGPPGTGKTLLAKAMAGEANVPFITVSGSEFQEVFVGVGPARVRDMFNMARKNAPCILFIDEIDAIGRKRGRGDFGGQSEQENTLNQLLVEMDGFKPSTNVVVLAGTNRVDVLDPALMRPGRFDRQIYIGAPDIKGRASIFKVHLRPLRLDLSIDPDDLSRKLAALTPGFTGADIANVCNEAALIAARHLHKSIKARHFEQAIDRVIGGLEKKTQVLQPTEKTTVAYHEAGHAVVGWFLEHADPLLKVSIIPRGKGLGYAQYLPKEQYLFTREQLFDRMCMMLGGRVAEQVFFGRITTGAQDDLRKVTQSAYAQVVQFGMNDAVGQMSYNLPQPGELVSEKPYSEATAQLIDQEVRQLIDLALTKTRQLVTDKRHLVEMVGKRLLEREVLDKADMLELLGPRPFEEKSTYEEFVEGTGTLEEDTSLPAGLKNWNQERQDSDDPPQQLKEAVYLSSK from the exons ATGGTTCGAATGTTTGGACTGCTTCTGACGGCCACTGGACCCATCAAATTTGGAGCAAATTGCGGAGGAAAAAACCCAAATGCATTCGCTGCATTGAAGTATTGTGGGGCGACGGGGACG AACATAGGTTTGAAAAGGAGCCTCTTGTTTGGACGACAAGAAGTGGCAGTGCTCTTCAGAGCGTTCTCAGTAAAGCCCCCCAGAG GGTTTGAGAAGTATTTCCCAAAAAAAAGTGAAGATGCAGATGTCATGAAGTCATGTGAAGAACCCAAAA ATGTTGATTCCACGGATCCCTTACCAAATGAAGTTAGAAGGAAGGTGCACGGTGGAGGTAGAGAAAGCAGTGAAGGAGGCGGTGGtgggcaaggaggaggaggaggagacgagggaggaagagatgacaGCTGGTGGGCCCGCATGCAGAGG GGTGAATTTCCATGGGACAAGAAGTACTTCCAGCATGTGGGAATCGCAGCAGCGGGAATGCTGTCTACGTTTATCTACCTGCACTTAAGGGAGACGGGTAGAGAGATCTCCTGGAAAGATTTCGTGAACTACTACCTCACAGAAGGACTG GTGGACCGTCTGGAAGTGATTAATAAGCAGTATGTCAGGGTGATCCCAGCACCAGGAGTCAACACTTCTGATGTG aaTTACGTGTGGTTCAACATTGGAAGTGTGGAGACGTTTGAGCGTAATCTGGAGATGGCTCAACAGGAGATGGGGCTGGAGCCCCTCCGTAAAGTGCCTGTCTTCTACACCTCAGAGAGCGATGG GTCTTTCCTGATGAGCATCCTCCCTACGGCGCTTCTGGTTGGCTTTCTGCTCTTCGCTCTCCGACGAGGACCAATGATGggaggcggcggcggtggtggaggcggggccaggaacAACCCCACCAGCATGAGCGAATCCAAAGCCAAGATGATCAAGGGCAACATCAGCACGAGGTTCAAGGATGTGGCAGGCTGTGAGGAGGCCAAAGTGGAGATCATGGAGTTTGTGAACTTCTTGAAAAATCCCAAGCAGTACCAGGACTTAGGAGCCAAAATCCCCAAG GGTGCCGTCTTATCAGGACCCCCAGGGACTGGGAAGACTCTCCTGGCCAAAGCCATGGCGGGGGAAGCCAACGTGCCCTTCATCACAGTCAGTGGCTCCGAGTTTCAAGAGGTGTTTGTTGGAGTTGGGCCAGCTAGG GTGAGAGACATGTTCAACATGGCCAGGAAGAATGCTCCATGTATCCTCTTCATCGATGAGATCGACGCTATCGGCAGGAAGCGGGGCAGGGGGGACTTTGGCGGCCAGAGCGAGCAGGAGAACACACTGAACCAGCTGCTGGTGGAGATGGACG GTTTCAAACCCAGCACCAACGTGGTGGTCTTGGCAGGAACCAATCGTGTGGATGTCCTGGATCCTGCTCTTATGAGGCCTGGACGATTTGACAGGCAGATCTACATCG GCGCTCCGGACATCAAAGGCAGGGCATCCATCTTTAAGGTGCACCTGCGCCCGTTGAGACTGGACCTTAGCATAGACCCAGATGACCTCTCCAGGAAGCTCGCTGCTTTAACCCCCGGCTTTACTG gtGCTGACATCGCTAATGTGTGCAATGAAGCAGCTCTCATCGCTGCCAGGCATCTCCACAAGTCCATCAAGGCAAGGCACTTTGAGCAGGCCATCGACAGAGTCATTGGAG GGCTGGAGAAGAAGACCCAGGTGCTTCAGCCCACCGAGAAGACCACGGTGGCCTACCATGAGGCGGGCCACGCAGTGGTGGGCTGGTTCCTGGAGCATGCCGACCCCCTCCTCAAG GTTTCCATCATTCCCAGAGGGAAAGGCCTGGGCTATGCGCAGTACCTCCCTAAGGAGCAGTACCTGTTCACGCGCGAGCAGCTTTTTGACAGGATGTGCATGATGCTGGGCGGCCGTGTCGCGGAGCAGGTGTTCTTTGGGAGGATCACCACTGGTGCCCAGGACGACCTGAGGAAGGTCACCCAGTCTGCCTATGCACAG GTGGTACAGTTTGGCATGAATGATGCGGTGGGCCAGATGTCCTATAACCTGCCGCAGCCAGGGGAGCTGGTGTCAGAGAAGCCGTACAGCGAGGCCACCGCCCAGCTCATCGACCAGGAGGTGCGGCAACTCATCGACCTGGCCCTCACCAAGACGCGGCAGCTAGTCACCGACAAACGACACCTGGTAGAGATG GTGGGTAAGCGTCTTTTGGAGCGGGAGGTCCTGGACAAAGCTGACATGCTGGAGCTGCTGGGGCCGAGGCCCTTCGAGGAGAAGTCCACGTACGAGGAGTTTGTTGAGGGCACGGGCACTTTGGAGGAGGACACAAGCCTCCCTGCCGGCTTAAAGAACTGGAACCAGGAGAGACAGGACTCGGACGACCCCCCGCAACAGCTGAAGGAGGCTGTGTACTTGTCGAGCAAGTAA
- the LOC134439136 gene encoding AFG3-like protein 1 isoform X2, translating to MVRMFGLLLTATGPIKFGANCGGKNPNAFAALKYCGATGTNIGLKRSLLFGRQEVAVLFRAFSVKPPRDVDSTDPLPNEVRRKVHGGGRESSEGGGGGQGGGGGDEGGRDDSWWARMQRGEFPWDKKYFQHVGIAAAGMLSTFIYLHLRETGREISWKDFVNYYLTEGLVDRLEVINKQYVRVIPAPGVNTSDVNYVWFNIGSVETFERNLEMAQQEMGLEPLRKVPVFYTSESDGSFLMSILPTALLVGFLLFALRRGPMMGGGGGGGGGARNNPTSMSESKAKMIKGNISTRFKDVAGCEEAKVEIMEFVNFLKNPKQYQDLGAKIPKGAVLSGPPGTGKTLLAKAMAGEANVPFITVSGSEFQEVFVGVGPARVRDMFNMARKNAPCILFIDEIDAIGRKRGRGDFGGQSEQENTLNQLLVEMDGFKPSTNVVVLAGTNRVDVLDPALMRPGRFDRQIYIGAPDIKGRASIFKVHLRPLRLDLSIDPDDLSRKLAALTPGFTGADIANVCNEAALIAARHLHKSIKARHFEQAIDRVIGGLEKKTQVLQPTEKTTVAYHEAGHAVVGWFLEHADPLLKVSIIPRGKGLGYAQYLPKEQYLFTREQLFDRMCMMLGGRVAEQVFFGRITTGAQDDLRKVTQSAYAQVVQFGMNDAVGQMSYNLPQPGELVSEKPYSEATAQLIDQEVRQLIDLALTKTRQLVTDKRHLVEMVGKRLLEREVLDKADMLELLGPRPFEEKSTYEEFVEGTGTLEEDTSLPAGLKNWNQERQDSDDPPQQLKEAVYLSSK from the exons ATGGTTCGAATGTTTGGACTGCTTCTGACGGCCACTGGACCCATCAAATTTGGAGCAAATTGCGGAGGAAAAAACCCAAATGCATTCGCTGCATTGAAGTATTGTGGGGCGACGGGGACG AACATAGGTTTGAAAAGGAGCCTCTTGTTTGGACGACAAGAAGTGGCAGTGCTCTTCAGAGCGTTCTCAGTAAAGCCCCCCAGAG ATGTTGATTCCACGGATCCCTTACCAAATGAAGTTAGAAGGAAGGTGCACGGTGGAGGTAGAGAAAGCAGTGAAGGAGGCGGTGGtgggcaaggaggaggaggaggagacgagggaggaagagatgacaGCTGGTGGGCCCGCATGCAGAGG GGTGAATTTCCATGGGACAAGAAGTACTTCCAGCATGTGGGAATCGCAGCAGCGGGAATGCTGTCTACGTTTATCTACCTGCACTTAAGGGAGACGGGTAGAGAGATCTCCTGGAAAGATTTCGTGAACTACTACCTCACAGAAGGACTG GTGGACCGTCTGGAAGTGATTAATAAGCAGTATGTCAGGGTGATCCCAGCACCAGGAGTCAACACTTCTGATGTG aaTTACGTGTGGTTCAACATTGGAAGTGTGGAGACGTTTGAGCGTAATCTGGAGATGGCTCAACAGGAGATGGGGCTGGAGCCCCTCCGTAAAGTGCCTGTCTTCTACACCTCAGAGAGCGATGG GTCTTTCCTGATGAGCATCCTCCCTACGGCGCTTCTGGTTGGCTTTCTGCTCTTCGCTCTCCGACGAGGACCAATGATGggaggcggcggcggtggtggaggcggggccaggaacAACCCCACCAGCATGAGCGAATCCAAAGCCAAGATGATCAAGGGCAACATCAGCACGAGGTTCAAGGATGTGGCAGGCTGTGAGGAGGCCAAAGTGGAGATCATGGAGTTTGTGAACTTCTTGAAAAATCCCAAGCAGTACCAGGACTTAGGAGCCAAAATCCCCAAG GGTGCCGTCTTATCAGGACCCCCAGGGACTGGGAAGACTCTCCTGGCCAAAGCCATGGCGGGGGAAGCCAACGTGCCCTTCATCACAGTCAGTGGCTCCGAGTTTCAAGAGGTGTTTGTTGGAGTTGGGCCAGCTAGG GTGAGAGACATGTTCAACATGGCCAGGAAGAATGCTCCATGTATCCTCTTCATCGATGAGATCGACGCTATCGGCAGGAAGCGGGGCAGGGGGGACTTTGGCGGCCAGAGCGAGCAGGAGAACACACTGAACCAGCTGCTGGTGGAGATGGACG GTTTCAAACCCAGCACCAACGTGGTGGTCTTGGCAGGAACCAATCGTGTGGATGTCCTGGATCCTGCTCTTATGAGGCCTGGACGATTTGACAGGCAGATCTACATCG GCGCTCCGGACATCAAAGGCAGGGCATCCATCTTTAAGGTGCACCTGCGCCCGTTGAGACTGGACCTTAGCATAGACCCAGATGACCTCTCCAGGAAGCTCGCTGCTTTAACCCCCGGCTTTACTG gtGCTGACATCGCTAATGTGTGCAATGAAGCAGCTCTCATCGCTGCCAGGCATCTCCACAAGTCCATCAAGGCAAGGCACTTTGAGCAGGCCATCGACAGAGTCATTGGAG GGCTGGAGAAGAAGACCCAGGTGCTTCAGCCCACCGAGAAGACCACGGTGGCCTACCATGAGGCGGGCCACGCAGTGGTGGGCTGGTTCCTGGAGCATGCCGACCCCCTCCTCAAG GTTTCCATCATTCCCAGAGGGAAAGGCCTGGGCTATGCGCAGTACCTCCCTAAGGAGCAGTACCTGTTCACGCGCGAGCAGCTTTTTGACAGGATGTGCATGATGCTGGGCGGCCGTGTCGCGGAGCAGGTGTTCTTTGGGAGGATCACCACTGGTGCCCAGGACGACCTGAGGAAGGTCACCCAGTCTGCCTATGCACAG GTGGTACAGTTTGGCATGAATGATGCGGTGGGCCAGATGTCCTATAACCTGCCGCAGCCAGGGGAGCTGGTGTCAGAGAAGCCGTACAGCGAGGCCACCGCCCAGCTCATCGACCAGGAGGTGCGGCAACTCATCGACCTGGCCCTCACCAAGACGCGGCAGCTAGTCACCGACAAACGACACCTGGTAGAGATG GTGGGTAAGCGTCTTTTGGAGCGGGAGGTCCTGGACAAAGCTGACATGCTGGAGCTGCTGGGGCCGAGGCCCTTCGAGGAGAAGTCCACGTACGAGGAGTTTGTTGAGGGCACGGGCACTTTGGAGGAGGACACAAGCCTCCCTGCCGGCTTAAAGAACTGGAACCAGGAGAGACAGGACTCGGACGACCCCCCGCAACAGCTGAAGGAGGCTGTGTACTTGTCGAGCAAGTAA